One Primulina huaijiensis isolate GDHJ02 chromosome 5, ASM1229523v2, whole genome shotgun sequence DNA segment encodes these proteins:
- the LOC140977401 gene encoding zinc finger BED domain-containing protein RICESLEEPER 2-like: MSTPNTLSAQESSTSPVMGGVQLSTNDENEASQSKNAVELDNIEDDDTNPYGPKKRKRTSKVWMDFKVITLADGLTKAECIHCKHRLAYNKNSGVTSHLIRHSKCCVRKKVNESGQKNLSVIPTISESETVSTVHNFKYDQAKIREILSHMIVVHELPFIFAEYELFNLLMKNATPHYEKISHATTRKDCITSYEIEKKKLMAELKQVNRVSVTTDLWRSDQKVSYMVVTCHYVDSSWNLQKRNLNFCEVPPPHTGIVVCDVLNKCLVEWGIENKVWTVTVDNAAYNDVAIRLLKENLSYKNSLPLSGKLFHVRCCAHILNILVQDGLSEIQNIISNVRDTVKHISASEHRIKMFSEIAKQLQLSSKKLIMDCCTRWNATYFMLSTALEFKDVFPRYQQRDPTYNSLPSDEDWDKVIVVCSFLEEFNEVTHIISGSEYPTSNLFLPELYNIKKLLKNTNVGEDSFMADMIKKMKNKFDKYWGDGNLLISIAAVLDPRNKMKLIEWCFPEIYSEVDAFEHIVTVRETLRNLYNEYVEAHKKNIGEKDVQSESQKESSNCTSNIVSGKTKGKVRAQFANYIKNVDSVEQVKSELEVYFEEGVVFCEDDQEFDALSWWKMNNLKFRILSKMACDVLSIPITSVASESAFSAGGRVIDPYRANLGVETAQMLLCAEDWLRARYQIKRKAKGNLELKQIHLT; the protein is encoded by the exons ATGTCAACTCCAAACACATTATCTGCTCAAGAATCGAGCACATCTCCAGTTATGGGAGGAGTTCAACTAAGTACAAATGACGAAAATGAAGCTTCTCAAAGCAAGAATGCTGTTGAACTTGATAATATTGAAGATGATGATACTAATCCATATGGTCCGAAGAAAAGGAAACGCACATCTAAAGTATGGATGGATTTTAAAGTAATTACTCTTGCAGATGGGTTGACGAAGGCTGAATGTATTCATTGTAAACATCGGTTggcatataataaaaattcgGGTGTTACATCACATTTGATTAGGCATAGCAAATGCTGTGTAAGGAAGAAGGTGAATGAGAGTGggcaaaaaaatttaagtgtaaTCCCAACCATTTCAGAATCAGAAACAGTTAGTACAGTGCATAACTTCAAATATGATCAAGCAAAGATCAGAGAGATTCTCTCTCACATGATTGTTGTTCATGAACTACCATTCATCTTTGCAGAGTATGAATTGTTCAACTTATTGATGAAGAATGCTACACCACATTATGAAAAAATCAGTCATGCCACGACAAGGAAAGATTGTATTACTTCTTATGAAatagagaagaaaaaattaatGGCAGAACTGAAGCAAGTGAATAGGGTCAGCGTGACTACTGATTTATGGAGGTCTGATCAAAAAGTTTCATATATGGTTGTCACTTGTCATTACGTGGACTCTAGTTGGAATTTGCAAAaacgaaatttgaatttttgtgaAGTCCCACCACCACATACAGGTATTGTTGTTTGTGATGTGTTGAATAAGTGTTTGGTGGAATGGGGAATTGAAAACAAGGTGTGGACAGTCACAGTTGATAATGCAGCATACAATGATGTAGCTATTCGATTGTTAAAGGAGAATCTTTCTTACAAAAACAGTCTTCCTCTTAGCGGGAAATTGTTCCATGTGAGATGTTGTGCTCATATCTTGAATATTTTGGTACAAGATGGTCTTTCAGAGATCCAAAATATAATTTCCAATGTGCGTGACACTGTGAAACACATATCTGCATCAGAACACCGTATAAAAATGTTCAGTGAAATCGCAAAACAATTGCAATTATCTTCAAAGAAACTTATAATGGATTGTTGCACTAGGTGGAATGCGACATATTTCATGTTGTCTACTGCTTTGGAGTTCAAAGATGTTTTTCCAAGATATCAACAACGAGATCCTACTTATAACTCTTTGCCAAGTGACGAGGATTGGGATAAGGTTATTGTAGTTTGTTCATTTCTTGAAGAATTTAATGAAGTCACCCACATCATTTCAG GTTCAGAATATCCGACTTCGAATTTGTTTCTTCCTGAACTCTATAACATAAAAAAGTTATTGAAGAATACAAATGTGGGTGAAGATAGTTTCATGGCAGATATGATTAAGAAGATGAagaataaatttgataaatattgggGTGATGGTAACTTGTTAATTTCTATAGCGGCAGTATTAGATCCAAGGAATAAGATGAAGTTGATTGAATGGTGCTTTCCAGAGATCTATTCTGAAGTTGATGCATTTGAGCATATCGTTACAGTTCGTGAGACCTTGCGTAACTTGTataatgaatatgttgaggctcacaaaaaaaatattggcgAAAAAGATGTTCAAAGTGAGAGTCAAAAAGAAAGCTCTAATTGTACAAGTAATATTGTTAGTGGAAAAACAAAAGGTAAAGTAAGGGCACAATTTGCCAACTACATTAAGAATGTTGATAGTGTAGAGCAAGTGAAGTCTGAGCTTGAAGTATACTTTGAGGAAGGAGTTGTTTTTTGTGAAGatgatcaagaatttgatgcaTTGTCATGGTGGAAGATGAACAACTTAAAGTTTAGGATTTTGTCAAAGATGGCGTGTGATGTACTATCAATTCCAATAACTTCTGTggcttctgaatcagctttcaGTGCAGGTGGTAGAGTTATCGATCCATATCGCGCCAATTTGGGAGTAGAGACAGCTCAAATGTTGCTTTGTGCAGAAGATTGGTTACGTGCTCGTTACCAAATCAAGAGAAAAGCAAAA GGAAATTTGGAGCTTAAACAGATTCATTTGACTTAA
- the LOC140976611 gene encoding GDSL esterase/lipase CPRD49-like, which yields MVGPTRPLFVLFGSSIVQLSFSTGGWGAILSDVYSRRADIISRGYYGWNSKRAVQVLDVVFPKNAAIQPSLVVVYFGGNDSMGPHESGLGPHVPLEEYVENMRKIAIHLKSLPQPPRLIFLSCPPVNEVKLRENLSPHVSEIVRTNELCRLYSEACIELCRELDMKVVDLWTAIQKREDWLNACFTDGIHLSADGSKVVAEEILKVLDEAEWEPSLRRDSLPVEFSEDSPYDLVAKDGKSTINLSKYI from the exons ATGGTGGGTCCGACGAGGCCATTGTTTGTGTTGTTTGGATCGTCGATAGTTCAGCTTAGCTTCAGCACCGGCGGTTGGGGTGCGATTCTCTCCGATGTCTACTCCCGCAGA GCTGACATAATTTCCAGAGGATACTATGGCTGGAATTCAAAACGGGCTGTCCAAGTACTTGATGTAGTTTTTCCCAAG AATGCCGCTATTCAGCCTTCATTGGTGGTTGTGTACTTTGGTGGAAACGATTCCATGGGGCCTCATGAATCTGGACTAGGGCCACATGTACCACTTGAAGAATATGTTGAAAACATGAGAAAAATTGCTATTCATCTCAAG AGCCTTCCACAACCACCTCGCTTAATCTTTCTCAGTTGCCCTCCAGTTAATGAGGTTAAACTTCGTGAGAATTTAAG TCCACATGTCAGTGAGATTGTGCGAACAAATGAGTTGTGCCGATTATACTCTGAAGCTTGCATCGAGCTGTGTAGGGAATTGGACATGAAGGTAGTTGATCTTTGGACTGCAATCCAGAAAAGAGAAGATTGGCTAAATGCCTGCTTCAC GGATGGAATCCACTTGTCTGCGGATGGCAGTAAGGTAGTAGCAGAAGAAATACTCAAGGTGCTGGATGAAGCTGAGTGGGAGCCCAGTTTGAGAAGGGATTCCTTGCCTGTCGAATTTTCAGAAGATTCACCCTATGATCTTGTTGCTAAAGATGGAAAATCGACTATAAATCTCTCAaagtatatttaa